The Mesorhizobium sp. AR02 genomic interval CGAGCAGGATCTTCCGGTCGGGGAGGTTTGGCGCACCCCTGGACTCCTCGCGTGTGCGCGCCGCAGACATTGCCACCAAAGCCTCCCTGAATGCGTCTGACGCCGGGCGGCAGAGCGCCGGCGGCGAGCTTGTTGGTCACTCGCTTCGGCGCATCATAGATTATAATAGCATAATGTCTACTGGCTCTGAACGGAGCCGTGCGAGAGGCTAGATTTTGGTGATCCGCACGGTCGCGTCGGGCCGCTGGAACAGCTCCGGCCGCAGGCTGAGACCGAGCCCCGGCCCGTCGAGCGGTGCGACTCGGCCGTCCTTGACTGGCGGAATGTCGGCGACGATCTCGGTGTACCAGCCGGTGAAATAGGCGCGCACCGCTTCCTGGTAATTGACGTTCGGCAAGGTGGCCGACAGCGCGCAGCTGGCGGCATAGACGATCGGCCCGGTGCAATCGTGCAAGGTGACCGGCAGTTCGCTGGCCTCGGCCATGTTGGCGATCTTGCGTGCTTCGGAGAGCCCGCCGCACCAGGCGAGATCGATCATGATCACCGAAGCGGCCCGCTTGTCGATCAGCTGCTTGAACATCTGCCGCGAGGCCAGCCGCTCGCTGGCGGCGATCGGGATGGAGGAGTGGCGGGCAAGCTCGGCCATGGCGTCGAGTTCGTTGTAGCGGATCGGCTCCTCCAGCCAGGCAACGTCGTAGGCTTTCAACGCTTCGGCGATGCGCAGCACCGGCGGCAAGGTCCACAGCCCATGCAGCTCGACCATGATTTCCATGTCGCGGCCGACGGCATCGCGGATTTTCTGAAACGGCTCCAGCGCCTTGTCGAGATCGGCCAGCGAAATGCGTGTGCCGTTCGATGCTTCGGCGGCGATGTCGAACGGCCAGATCTTCATGGCGCCGATGCCTTCCGATTTCAGGCTTCTGGCGAGGTCGCCAGCGTTGTAGCGCCAGGCGAGCAGGTCTTCGTAAGGGCCTTCGTTGGAATCGCCTGCTTTCAGCGACCAGTCCTCGCCGCGCTCGAACAGCGCGTTCTTCTTGGTGGCGCGGACATGTTTGTAGCCGGCGCAGGTGTTGTAGATCGGCACGGTCTTGTGGGTGCGGCCACCGAGCAGCCGCCAGACCGGCTCGCCAACCGCCTGGCCATAGATATCCCACAGAGCGATGTTGACGGCGGAGTTGCCGCGCACCTCTGCGCCGGAATCACGGGCGCCGACATAGACGCTGCCCAGCGTGCGGTCGTGCAGCTCGATGTCGCGCGGATCCTTGCCCAGGAGGTAGGACGCGACATTGTCGTGGATGTAGGCGGCGACAGGCCCCGGCGCCCAAAAGGTCTCGCCGGTGCCGATGAAGCCCGCATCGGTGTGAACGCGCAGCCAGAACAGGAACGGGAATTCCGCCAGCTGCAACGTTTCGAGCGCAACGACTTTCATCTTTTTTCTCCCATCCCAACCGACCGCACGGTCGATGGGACAATAGCACATCGCCGTTGACAGCCATTTATGGTACCGGTATCAATCCCGTCAAGATGGTCACCGGGAGGGTGCTCGCTTGCCTGCTGACAATCAAAACACGACGCCAAGGAGAGCCCTGGTCACCGGCGCCGCGGGCGGCCTCGGCCGCGAGGTGGCGATCCAGCTGGCCCGGCGTGGCTGTGTTGTCGCGGTGACCGACATCAATGGCGAGGGACTGGCCGGGACCATCCGGCAGATCGGCGAAACCGGTGCCGAAAGCGAAGGCATCGTCAGCGACTTCACCGGGGAAGGCGCCCCGGAAGCGGCGGTGGAAAAAGTGGTCGTGCGCTGGGGCGGTATCGACATCCTCGTCAACAATGCCGGCTACGGCGTGATCGAGCCGTTCCTCGACGCGACTTACAAAGCCTGGATGCGGACACTGGCGCTCAACGTCACCGCGCTTGCCATGGCCTGCAAGGCGGCTGGCCGGGTGATGCGCGAGCAGCGTTCGGGGCGCATCATCAACATCACCTCGCCCGGCTCGCGCATGGCGCTGCCCGACTACACCGCCTACACGGCGAGCAAGGCCGGCGTCGATTCCATCACCCGCGCCGCCGCCGTTGCGCTGGCGCCTTATGGCGTGCTGGTCAACAGCCTGGCGCCAGGCATGATGGACACCGAAATGCAGCGCTCGACCGAGGTCGACCTCGCCCGCGCCAATGGCCGCAACGATTTGCAAGCCTTCCTCGACGAACGCACGCGACGGATCCCGCTCGGCCGCCGCGCCGAGGTCTCCGAAGTCGCCGAGGCGGTCGTCTGGCTCTGCCTCGATGCGCCTGATTACATGACCGCCGAGCGGCTCAACATGTCGGGCGGTCTCGACAAGGACTGATCCCATGCTGCGAAATTCCCCTCCCGGTACCGCCGATATCGGTGTGCTCGAACACAAGGCGACACAGCTGCGCCGTCACATGCTGACCATGGCGCGCGGCCAGGGCCAGGGCTATATCGGCCAGGGTCTCGGCATCGCCGACACGCTGGCAGCATTGTACTTCCACGAACTGCGCTACGACCCGCACAATCTGGATTGGCCCGACCGCGACCGTTTCCTGCTGTCGACCGGGCATTATTCCATCGCGCTGTGGGCAGCACTTGCCGAGGCCGGCATCATCCCGGTCGAGGAACTCACCTCCTATGGCGCCGACAACAGCCGGCTGGAGATGTCGACGCTCGACACCACGCCCGGCGTTGAAATGATCGGCGGTTCGCTCGGCCATGGTCTCGGGCAAGGCGTTGGCCAGGCGCTCGGCCTGCGCCTCGACAAATCCGACGCGCGCGTCTTTGTCGAGCAGTCGGATGGCGAGATGCAGGAAGGATCGACCTGGGAAGCGGCGATGTCGGCCAGTCACTTCAAGCTCGACGGACTGGTGGCATTGATCGACTGCAACGGCATCCAGGCCGACGGACCCGTGGTGCTCGACATGGAACCTGTAGCCGACAAATGGCGCGCCTTCGGCTGGCAGACATCGGAGATCGACGGCAACGACATGAAGGCGATCGTCGGCGCGCTGGCCGATGCCCGCGAACGCAACGGCAAGCCGAAGGCGATCGTGCTGCGAACGCTGCCCGGCAAGGGTGTGCCGCGCATCGAAACCTCTGAGAAATCGCACTTTTTCCGCATCGACGTGGCGCAATGGGACGGCATCATCGCCGAGTTCGAAAAAACCGTGGGAGCAGCCCGATGAGCGGCGCGGCGACGGAGGCCGGACGCACGCTGGCCATGGGCCAAGACGAAGCGGTGGGGGGCGGCCGGCAAAGTGTGGAGGCGCCCTTCGGCAAGGCGCTGGCGCGGCTCGGCCAGAGCCGGCCCGACATTGTCGGGCTGACCGCCGACCTCGGCAAATACACCGACATCTTGCCGTTCTGCGATGCTTTCCCGGAGCGTTTCTTCAATGTCGGCATGGCCGAGCAGAACCTGATCGCCGTCGCCGCCGGGCTGGCGCGCACCGGCAAGGTGCCGTTCGCCACCACGTACGGCGTGTTCGCGACAAGGCGCGCCTATGATTTCGTCGCCATCGCGCTCGCCCACTCCAACCTCGACGTCAAGATAGTCGCCGGTCTGCCGGGATTGACGACCGGCTATGGCGGCACGCACCAGGCGATCGAGGATCTGGCGCTGATGCGCATGATCCCCGGCCTGACCATCATCGACCCCTGCGATGCGACCGAGATTGAAGCCGCGACCGCAGCGATCGCCGAACATCGGGGACCGGTCTACATGCGGCTGCTGCGCGGCAGCGTGCCTGTCGTGTTCGAACCCGGCTACATCTTCGAGATCGGCAAGGCGCGTCACCTTCGCGACGGTTCGGATGTCGGCATCATCTCGACCGGCTTCATGACCGAGCGGGCGCTGGACGCGGCGGA includes:
- a CDS encoding transketolase → MLRNSPPGTADIGVLEHKATQLRRHMLTMARGQGQGYIGQGLGIADTLAALYFHELRYDPHNLDWPDRDRFLLSTGHYSIALWAALAEAGIIPVEELTSYGADNSRLEMSTLDTTPGVEMIGGSLGHGLGQGVGQALGLRLDKSDARVFVEQSDGEMQEGSTWEAAMSASHFKLDGLVALIDCNGIQADGPVVLDMEPVADKWRAFGWQTSEIDGNDMKAIVGALADARERNGKPKAIVLRTLPGKGVPRIETSEKSHFFRIDVAQWDGIIAEFEKTVGAAR
- a CDS encoding mandelate racemase/muconate lactonizing enzyme family protein — protein: MKVVALETLQLAEFPFLFWLRVHTDAGFIGTGETFWAPGPVAAYIHDNVASYLLGKDPRDIELHDRTLGSVYVGARDSGAEVRGNSAVNIALWDIYGQAVGEPVWRLLGGRTHKTVPIYNTCAGYKHVRATKKNALFERGEDWSLKAGDSNEGPYEDLLAWRYNAGDLARSLKSEGIGAMKIWPFDIAAEASNGTRISLADLDKALEPFQKIRDAVGRDMEIMVELHGLWTLPPVLRIAEALKAYDVAWLEEPIRYNELDAMAELARHSSIPIAASERLASRQMFKQLIDKRAASVIMIDLAWCGGLSEARKIANMAEASELPVTLHDCTGPIVYAASCALSATLPNVNYQEAVRAYFTGWYTEIVADIPPVKDGRVAPLDGPGLGLSLRPELFQRPDATVRITKI
- a CDS encoding SDR family NAD(P)-dependent oxidoreductase, whose translation is MPADNQNTTPRRALVTGAAGGLGREVAIQLARRGCVVAVTDINGEGLAGTIRQIGETGAESEGIVSDFTGEGAPEAAVEKVVVRWGGIDILVNNAGYGVIEPFLDATYKAWMRTLALNVTALAMACKAAGRVMREQRSGRIINITSPGSRMALPDYTAYTASKAGVDSITRAAAVALAPYGVLVNSLAPGMMDTEMQRSTEVDLARANGRNDLQAFLDERTRRIPLGRRAEVSEVAEAVVWLCLDAPDYMTAERLNMSGGLDKD
- a CDS encoding transketolase family protein, which translates into the protein MSGAATEAGRTLAMGQDEAVGGGRQSVEAPFGKALARLGQSRPDIVGLTADLGKYTDILPFCDAFPERFFNVGMAEQNLIAVAAGLARTGKVPFATTYGVFATRRAYDFVAIALAHSNLDVKIVAGLPGLTTGYGGTHQAIEDLALMRMIPGLTIIDPCDATEIEAATAAIAEHRGPVYMRLLRGSVPVVFEPGYIFEIGKARHLRDGSDVGIISTGFMTERALDAADALRKQGISVGVLHVPTIKPFDAGAVAEFAGSVGRIVTAENHVVVGGLASLVVETLFDAGIAKTVTRIGLPDRYIECGAVPTLQAKYGLTTEAVIATIAALS